The following coding sequences are from one Lolium rigidum isolate FL_2022 chromosome 6, APGP_CSIRO_Lrig_0.1, whole genome shotgun sequence window:
- the LOC124663661 gene encoding cysteine-rich receptor-like protein kinase 6 gives MEMGLGSGSKSNAAARILAITLPIVGAILASVVIFLCLWTKKSKPVRKASVSYPTNPEDIESIESLFLDLSTLRAATDNFDERNKLGEGGFGIVYKGILPGDEEIAVKRLSQSSRQGIEELKNELVLVAKLQHKNLVRLVGVCLEEHEKLLVYEYMANKSLDTILFDPDRSCQLDWGTRFRIVNGIARGLQYLHEDSQLKIIHRDLKASNVLLDSEFIPKISDFGLARLFASDQSQDVTNRVVGTYGYISPEYAMRGAYSIKSDVFSFGVLILEIVTGRRNNVSYDSEQSIDLLSLVWEHWTMGTILEIMDLSMICHSPGDQMLKCMHIGLLCVQENPADRLLMSLVTVMLCSSTVSLQAPSRPAFCTVKSGANDSDTHTEQYRGNSQSTSRSPMSPNEVSITELEPR, from the exons ATGGAGATGGGTTtgggcagtg GAAGCAAAAGCAATGCAGCTGCTAGAATTTTAGCCATTACACTGCCGATAGTCGGTGCAATACTCGCTTCTGTTGTCATTTTCCTTTGTCTGTGGACGAAAAAGAgcaaaccggtacgaaaggcatCAGTATCAT ATCCAACCAATCCCGAGGACATAGAGAGTATTGAATCACTCTTTCTAGATCTATCAACTCTGAGAGCCGCAACAGATAACTTTGATGAACGCAATAAACTTGGTGAAGGAGGGTTTGGAATTGTTTATAAG GGAATACTTCCTGGCGATGAAGAAATAGCAGTtaaaaggctatcacaaagttctCGGCAAGGGATAGAGGAGCTGAAAAATGAGCTTGTTTTGGTTGCTAAGCTTCAACACAAGAATTTAGTGAGACTTGTAGGTGTTTGCTTGGAAGAACATGAAAAATTACTTGTGTATGAGTACATGGCCAACAAAAGCCTTGACACCATTCTTTTTG ATCCTGATAGGAGTTGTCAGCTGGACTGGGGAACGAGATTTAGGATAGTTAACGGGATTGCTCGAGGATTACAATATCTCCATGAAGATTCTCAGCTGAAGATAATTCACCGGGACCTCAAAGCGAGCAATGTTCTGTTAGATTCAGAGTTTATTCCTAAGATTTCAGATTTTGGCTTAGCAAGGCTCTTTGCCAGTGATCAATCACAAGATGTCACCAACCGTGTGGTCGGAACCTA CGGATACATCTCCCCTGAGTACGCTATGCGTGGGGCTTATTCTATCAAATCCGATGTGTTCAGCTTCGGCGTTTTGATTTTAGAAATCGTTACAGGAAGAAGAAACAATGTCTCATATGACTCCGAGCAGTCTATAGATCTCTTAAGTTTG GTATGGGAGCACTGGACAATGGGAACAATTTTGGAGATCATGGATTTATCCATGATCTGCCATTCTCCTGGAGACCAGATGCTGAAGTGCATGCACATTGGACTTCTATGTGTTCAAGAAAACCCCGCAGATAGACTGTTGATGTCGCTTGTGACTGTCATGCTTTGCAGCAGCACTGTGTCTCTCCAAGCTCCATCCAGGCCAGCTTTCTGCACCGTAAAAAGTGGCGCTAATGACTCAGACACTCACACGGAGCAATACCGAGGAAACTCACAGTCTACAAGCCGGTCACCTATGTCACCGAACGAAGTTTCGATCACTGAACTTGAGCCGAGATAA